One Nostoc sp. UHCC 0302 DNA window includes the following coding sequences:
- a CDS encoding SnoaL-like polyketide cyclase: MSNEKTTELPLWVQDRDTVIAHDQDVEWREGTRPDYSYTNQFLHQESKFQHPEGSLEAIAQNLVRTFEMEASNKSNPQQWLSIVTDKFKMSSNGGQQYTAQDVAEQGTYNLFIGESAEYSSKAETFESSFQLFHNAFQNGFLWELTEVVSGPPNVTFKWRHWGTFNGSYKDYAPTGETIEIVGVSIARVTDDLKIESLEHYFDNNTFLQKLTAGGCPFHSANQNNQ; encoded by the coding sequence ATGAGTAACGAGAAAACTACAGAATTGCCACTGTGGGTACAAGATAGAGATACGGTGATTGCTCATGATCAGGATGTAGAATGGCGAGAAGGAACACGCCCAGATTATTCTTACACAAATCAATTTCTCCACCAAGAGAGTAAATTTCAGCATCCAGAAGGTTCTTTAGAAGCGATCGCTCAAAATTTAGTCCGCACTTTTGAGATGGAAGCCTCTAATAAATCTAATCCTCAACAGTGGCTTTCTATTGTTACTGATAAATTTAAAATGAGTAGCAATGGCGGACAGCAATACACTGCTCAGGATGTAGCAGAACAAGGAACTTATAACCTATTTATCGGTGAAAGTGCAGAGTATAGCTCTAAAGCAGAAACCTTTGAATCTTCATTTCAACTTTTTCATAATGCTTTCCAGAATGGTTTTCTTTGGGAATTAACAGAAGTAGTTTCAGGCCCGCCTAATGTGACTTTTAAGTGGCGGCATTGGGGAACGTTTAACGGTTCCTATAAAGACTATGCACCCACAGGAGAAACAATAGAAATTGTGGGTGTGAGTATTGCTCGTGTAACTGATGATTTGAAGATTGAGTCTTTGGAGCATTATTTTGATAATAATACTTTTCTCCAAAAATTAACTGCTGGTGGTTGTCCTTTTCATTCTGCAAATCAGAATAATCAATAA
- a CDS encoding HEAT repeat domain-containing protein, with protein sequence MGIVSLTGVIHRMIQSDSMTKHSRQILLAMLKVFVLCLTLFLLWTNNSWAQIITDSKIAPLIEKLIDNDAHISSIAADTLVNIGSPAVPSLIEALKNQDHNLRWHAASVLGDLGAEAAPAVPALTTALQDEDGQVRLYATLALGNIGTPAKAAVPSLMAALQDKEQYVRIYVPSALRKIGAEAKVAVPVLTAALKDKNPRVRYNAAYTLGAMGTEAASSVPDLIALLNDSQSYVRLGAVKGLGGIAAGFQDSANVLPSSKLRKVISDFDQVLAKIQEHKDKFTETDIRRIRRPLNALKSEKETRLSERVLEWLFQHKLLLGIAAYLILLPSVWLILLRVAPLWLLKINNALKPYTDFSLPFVSINVPLRYVLFVGWFHYHPRVLDAWVAKYIKAAREQFPKKDTVSSRASYIPIPVVLDGTTVPQLSAENLRSTFDKQRSCLVIGGEGGLGKTSLACQIAGWAMAETEEKRLCKHLMLPVLLEEEFRVTEGKSPLLEAIRGQLQALIDEPEPICQELLLRLLRKRRILVIVDRFSEMNASTREAIQPESPEFPVNALVITSRIEEKLGRVNKTVIKPLRIEPNKLSSFMEAYLMLRGKRDRFTDQEFFDACNRLSLMVGQHNITVLLAKLYAEQLVTSRDVTASNVSTLPENVPNLMLGYLNELNRDVTDDQLDDRTVHQDAKTIAWECLQQSYQPGTAKRADAVAALAALGTDDAEAHLDYLENRLHLIQTIGSAKDRIRFCLDPLAEYLAAWYLVDLHGNNDGKWRSLFFKKADDLVKTGAQDTIKGFLLAVQDCYLSEIQGSKVTDFVPQKLSKLTGVTPSLNISATPIQTVIP encoded by the coding sequence ATGGGTATAGTTTCTCTGACTGGAGTTATTCATCGGATGATTCAATCCGATTCAATGACAAAGCACAGCAGGCAAATATTACTGGCTATGCTGAAGGTGTTTGTCTTATGCCTCACACTGTTTCTACTGTGGACAAACAACAGTTGGGCGCAAATTATCACCGACAGCAAAATTGCTCCTCTGATTGAGAAGCTGATAGATAATGATGCTCACATCAGTAGCATTGCAGCCGATACATTAGTTAATATCGGTTCCCCAGCAGTGCCATCTTTGATTGAGGCTTTGAAAAATCAAGATCATAATCTTCGCTGGCACGCTGCCTCTGTGCTTGGGGATTTGGGTGCAGAAGCAGCACCAGCCGTTCCCGCATTAACTACGGCGTTGCAAGATGAAGATGGACAAGTCCGGCTGTACGCCACTCTAGCTTTAGGAAATATTGGTACACCAGCAAAAGCAGCAGTTCCATCGTTGATGGCGGCTTTGCAAGATAAAGAGCAATATGTCCGCATTTATGTCCCCTCTGCACTCAGGAAAATTGGTGCAGAGGCAAAAGTAGCTGTTCCAGTATTAACTGCTGCCTTGAAAGATAAGAACCCCAGAGTACGTTACAATGCTGCCTACACTCTAGGAGCAATGGGTACAGAAGCAGCGTCATCTGTCCCTGATTTAATTGCCCTGTTGAATGATAGCCAATCTTATGTGCGTTTAGGTGCTGTCAAAGGTCTGGGGGGAATAGCGGCGGGCTTTCAAGACTCAGCAAATGTTCTACCTAGCTCAAAGTTGAGAAAAGTAATATCAGACTTTGATCAGGTTTTAGCAAAAATACAAGAACACAAAGATAAATTCACTGAGACGGACATTCGGCGGATACGTCGCCCTCTGAATGCTTTGAAATCTGAAAAAGAAACTCGTTTATCTGAGAGAGTTTTGGAATGGCTGTTTCAGCACAAATTACTTTTGGGAATTGCTGCTTACCTGATTCTATTACCTTCTGTGTGGTTAATTCTTTTGCGAGTAGCTCCTTTATGGTTGTTAAAAATTAACAATGCTCTCAAACCCTATACAGATTTTTCTTTACCATTTGTCAGTATCAATGTACCTCTGCGCTACGTATTATTTGTTGGCTGGTTTCATTACCATCCCAGAGTACTAGATGCGTGGGTAGCTAAATATATCAAAGCCGCCCGCGAACAATTCCCCAAAAAGGATACAGTTAGCAGTCGCGCCAGTTACATCCCGATTCCTGTTGTTCTTGATGGCACAACAGTTCCCCAACTTTCCGCAGAGAATTTGCGGTCAACCTTTGATAAACAACGTAGCTGCTTGGTAATTGGCGGGGAAGGAGGTTTAGGCAAAACCAGTTTAGCCTGTCAGATAGCTGGGTGGGCAATGGCAGAGACTGAGGAGAAACGACTCTGCAAACATTTGATGTTACCAGTACTGCTAGAAGAGGAGTTTCGGGTAACTGAAGGTAAATCGCCGTTACTGGAAGCCATCAGAGGACAGTTACAAGCTTTAATTGATGAGCCAGAACCGATTTGTCAAGAATTACTATTACGTTTGTTAAGAAAGAGACGCATTTTGGTGATTGTAGACCGCTTCTCAGAGATGAATGCCAGTACACGGGAGGCAATTCAGCCTGAGTCGCCTGAGTTTCCAGTGAATGCATTGGTGATTACTTCCCGAATTGAAGAGAAACTGGGGCGTGTTAATAAAACAGTAATTAAACCTCTGCGAATTGAGCCGAATAAGCTATCGTCTTTTATGGAAGCTTATTTGATGTTAAGAGGTAAACGCGATCGCTTTACCGATCAAGAATTTTTTGACGCTTGTAACCGCCTTTCTTTGATGGTCGGTCAACATAATATCACTGTGCTACTAGCTAAACTTTACGCTGAACAGCTAGTAACAAGTAGAGATGTTACTGCATCTAATGTTTCTACACTGCCGGAAAATGTTCCTAATTTGATGCTGGGTTATCTTAATGAACTCAATCGCGATGTCACAGATGATCAGCTTGATGACCGTACTGTTCACCAAGATGCAAAAACCATAGCTTGGGAATGTTTGCAGCAAAGTTATCAACCAGGAACGGCAAAGCGTGCAGATGCTGTTGCTGCATTAGCGGCTTTGGGAACTGATGACGCGGAAGCACACCTCGATTATTTGGAAAATCGCCTGCACTTAATTCAAACTATCGGTTCTGCCAAAGACCGCATCCGTTTCTGTCTTGACCCTTTAGCTGAGTATCTTGCAGCTTGGTACTTGGTAGATTTGCATGGTAATAATGATGGCAAATGGCGATCGCTTTTTTTCAAAAAGGCAGACGATTTAGTGAAAACAGGCGCACAGGATACTATCAAAGGCTTTTTATTGGCAGTGCAAGATTGCTATTTATCTGAAATTCAAGGCAGCAAAGTAACAGATTTTGTTCCCCAGAAATTGAGTAAGCTGACAGGGGTTACACCTTCACTCAACATATCAGCTACTCCTATACAAACAGTAATACCTTAA
- a CDS encoding Uma2 family endonuclease — protein sequence MTAITGKRLTLEEYLKHDYCTDCQYELVAGELVEMPPESPKNVQISLFLLVNFLKFVPINRLSNKVEIVVAGSRATTRVPDLVVLTDELVTALQGATRSTITLDMPPPVLVIEVVSPGKANEDRDYRYKRSEYAARGIAEYWIVDPQRNRITLLTLVDGFYEEAVFVGNTIIVSCVFSELKLTAEQVLNAGESNAGDIIS from the coding sequence ATGACTGCAATCACTGGCAAACGTCTGACGCTTGAGGAATATTTGAAGCATGACTATTGTACTGATTGCCAGTACGAACTGGTGGCAGGGGAGTTAGTTGAAATGCCGCCTGAAAGTCCAAAAAATGTTCAGATATCTCTCTTTTTACTAGTAAATTTCCTCAAGTTTGTCCCAATCAATCGGTTGAGTAACAAAGTTGAAATTGTTGTTGCTGGTTCTCGTGCGACAACTCGCGTCCCTGACCTTGTTGTGCTGACAGATGAACTTGTAACAGCCTTACAAGGCGCAACGCGATCTACAATCACTTTGGATATGCCACCTCCAGTGTTGGTTATCGAAGTTGTTTCTCCTGGCAAAGCTAACGAAGACCGAGACTACCGCTACAAACGTTCTGAGTATGCTGCTAGGGGAATTGCTGAATATTGGATTGTTGATCCGCAAAGGAACAGAATTACTTTACTAACATTAGTTGATGGGTTTTATGAAGAAGCTGTCTTTGTAGGAAATACAATAATTGTTTCTTGTGTCTTTTCAGAATTAAAGCTGACCGCAGAACAAGTACTTAATGCCGGAGAAAGCAATGCGGGTGATATCATTTCTTAA
- a CDS encoding DUF433 domain-containing protein, with amino-acid sequence MFAETSSRYVTRNPEILSGEPIIIGTRISVRAIVGLWRLGIIPEEILNHLPHLTMVQVFDALSFYLDHQAEINEYIERNQVPDELIHPSVIKNIQVVSELH; translated from the coding sequence ATGTTTGCTGAAACCTCCTCGCGTTACGTTACCCGTAACCCTGAAATTTTAAGTGGAGAGCCAATTATTATAGGTACTCGGATATCTGTTCGTGCCATTGTCGGTTTGTGGCGATTGGGGATTATACCAGAAGAAATCCTGAACCATTTACCACATCTGACTATGGTACAAGTGTTTGATGCCTTGAGTTTTTATCTCGATCATCAGGCAGAGATTAATGAATACATTGAGCGAAACCAAGTACCTGATGAATTAATACATCCATCTGTAATTAAAAATATTCAGGTGGTTAGTGAATTACACTAA
- a CDS encoding S9 family peptidase — MPSAQATALPPLIPREILFGNPEKTSPKLSPDGKYLAYIAPDEKNVLQVWLQTVGEEDNQILTADKKRGVRIFFWTYNADELIYMQDSDGDENFHLYSVNVQSKIVRDLTPFQGVKAELVGLEPKYPDQLLVGLNLNNPQKFDVYRINLKNGAVEFDTDNPGNIISWTADAELQVRAATASTPDGGYDLLLKTPDQQWEILRHWGSEEEGSAVSFSADGKTLYIEGNHDANTLRLLAVDLETHQETVIAEDEQYDVVGVIFQPVTRVIQAVSFYKDKQEWQVIDQSIAADFEELAKVRSGEFFLVSRDLEDKTWLVAYNTDDAPVYYYAYNRESKTSTFLFSNQPKLEGLQLASMQPISYEARDGLIIHGYLTTPVGIPSENLPTILLVHGGPWVRDTWGLDSEAQWLANRGYAVLQVNYRGSTGYGKAFVNAGNREWAGKMHDDLIDAVNWLVEQGISDPQKIAIMGGSYGGYATLVGLTFTPKVFAAGVDIVGPSSLITLIETIPPYWEPLKAMLYHRVGNLETEEEFLKSRSPLFFVDRIQKPLLIGQGANDPRVKQSESDQIVTAMQQAGLPVQYVLYPDEGHGFARPENRLHFFAIAEEFLAKYLGGRFEPLADIPGHSGIVK; from the coding sequence ATGCCATCTGCACAAGCAACCGCACTACCACCGTTGATTCCGCGCGAAATTCTATTTGGGAATCCTGAAAAAACTAGCCCAAAACTATCACCCGATGGCAAGTACTTGGCGTATATCGCCCCAGACGAAAAGAATGTGTTGCAAGTGTGGTTGCAAACAGTGGGAGAAGAAGACAATCAAATACTAACTGCGGATAAAAAACGCGGTGTCCGCATTTTCTTCTGGACTTATAACGCCGACGAGTTGATTTATATGCAAGACTCCGACGGCGACGAAAACTTTCATCTCTACTCAGTTAATGTTCAGTCTAAGATTGTGCGTGACCTAACGCCATTCCAAGGTGTGAAAGCCGAATTAGTCGGACTAGAACCTAAATATCCAGATCAACTGTTAGTAGGATTGAACTTAAATAATCCTCAAAAGTTCGACGTTTACCGCATCAACTTAAAAAATGGCGCGGTTGAGTTCGATACTGACAATCCCGGCAATATTATCAGTTGGACAGCTGATGCCGAATTGCAAGTACGTGCAGCCACAGCTAGCACCCCCGATGGTGGTTATGACCTGTTATTGAAAACACCAGACCAACAGTGGGAAATTCTCCGCCATTGGGGGTCAGAGGAAGAAGGTAGCGCTGTTAGCTTCTCGGCTGATGGTAAAACACTTTATATTGAAGGCAATCACGACGCCAACACTCTGCGTTTACTAGCTGTTGACTTAGAAACCCATCAAGAAACCGTCATCGCTGAAGATGAACAGTATGATGTCGTGGGGGTAATTTTCCAGCCAGTGACGCGAGTTATCCAAGCAGTTTCTTTCTACAAAGATAAACAAGAATGGCAGGTAATTGACCAAAGTATCGCAGCTGATTTTGAGGAACTTGCTAAGGTACGTTCAGGAGAGTTCTTTTTAGTTAGCCGTGATTTGGAAGATAAAACCTGGCTGGTAGCTTACAACACTGATGATGCTCCAGTTTATTACTATGCCTACAACCGAGAATCGAAAACTAGCACGTTTCTCTTTAGTAACCAACCCAAACTAGAAGGGTTGCAGTTAGCTTCAATGCAACCGATTTCTTACGAAGCGCGGGATGGTTTAATTATCCACGGTTATTTGACAACCCCTGTAGGAATACCTAGCGAAAATCTCCCAACAATACTACTGGTTCACGGCGGCCCTTGGGTGCGGGATACTTGGGGTTTAGATTCAGAAGCGCAATGGCTAGCTAACCGGGGTTATGCTGTGCTGCAAGTGAATTATCGGGGTTCCACTGGCTATGGTAAAGCATTTGTGAATGCTGGGAACCGCGAATGGGCTGGCAAAATGCACGATGACTTGATTGATGCTGTTAATTGGTTAGTAGAACAAGGGATTTCTGACCCGCAAAAGATTGCGATTATGGGCGGTTCTTATGGCGGTTACGCAACCTTGGTGGGATTGACTTTTACACCAAAAGTTTTTGCTGCTGGTGTAGATATTGTGGGGCCTAGTAGCTTGATTACTCTGATAGAAACTATACCGCCTTATTGGGAACCACTCAAGGCAATGCTTTATCACCGTGTTGGTAATTTAGAGACAGAAGAAGAGTTTTTGAAATCGCGATCGCCTTTATTTTTCGTTGACCGAATTCAAAAACCTTTACTCATCGGTCAAGGCGCAAATGACCCCAGAGTAAAACAATCAGAAAGTGACCAAATTGTTACCGCAATGCAGCAGGCTGGCTTACCAGTGCAATATGTACTTTACCCCGATGAAGGACATGGTTTTGCTAGACCAGAAAATCGGTTACATTTTTTTGCGATCGCTGAAGAGTTTCTCGCCAAATACTTAGGCGGCAGATTTGAACCTTTGGCAGATATCCCTGGTCATTCAGGAATAGTTAAATAA
- a CDS encoding NYN domain-containing protein: MGSPMNRLSIFVDGNNMFYAQQKNGWFFDPRRVLEYFRHEQSETTLINAFWYTGLKDPQDQRGFRDALISLGYTVRTKILKEYYDDTSGRYSQKANLDIEIVVDMFNTVDQYDRVVLFSGDGDFERAIELLRSKNTHITVVSTEGMIARELRNATDRYIDLNDIRDQIEKTEG, from the coding sequence ATGGGTTCTCCAATGAATCGTCTGTCTATTTTTGTAGACGGAAACAATATGTTCTATGCTCAACAAAAAAATGGCTGGTTTTTTGACCCACGGAGAGTTTTAGAATATTTCAGACACGAGCAGTCAGAAACAACATTAATCAATGCATTTTGGTACACTGGTTTAAAAGATCCACAGGATCAGCGAGGTTTCAGAGATGCTCTAATTAGTTTAGGATATACAGTACGAACTAAAATTCTTAAAGAATATTATGATGATACTTCCGGTCGATACTCACAAAAAGCCAATTTAGATATTGAAATTGTTGTGGATATGTTTAATACCGTTGACCAGTATGACAGGGTAGTATTATTCAGTGGTGATGGAGATTTTGAAAGAGCAATTGAACTATTACGCTCAAAAAATACACATATTACCGTAGTCTCTACAGAAGGAATGATAGCTAGAGAATTACGAAATGCTACAGACAGATATATAGATTTAAATGATATCAGAGATCAAATAGAAAAAACAGAAGGTTAA
- the pheS gene encoding phenylalanine--tRNA ligase subunit alpha encodes MTSNLEAQLLALRQEGEKAIAAADTLERLEELRVSYLGKKGQLGALLRSMGQMSAEERPKIGAIANTVKESLQTSLDQQRAALEAAQIEAQLDAETLDVTMPGIYRPQGRIHPLNGIFDRALDIFVGMGYTVAQGPEMETDYYNFEALNTPPDHPARDMQDTFYLPDGNLLRTHTSSVQIRYMEREEPPIRVVAPGRVYRRDNVDATHSAVFHQIELLAIDEGLTFTDLKGTIKVFLQAMFGDLPIRFRASYFPFTEPSAEVDLQWNGRWLEVMGCGMVDPNVLKSVGYDPEVYTGFAAGFGVERFAMVLHQIDDIRRLYASDLRFLQQF; translated from the coding sequence ATGACTAGCAATTTAGAGGCTCAACTTTTAGCACTGCGGCAGGAAGGAGAAAAAGCGATCGCCGCCGCCGATACTTTAGAACGCCTAGAGGAACTCAGAGTTAGCTATCTGGGTAAAAAGGGGCAACTGGGGGCATTGTTGCGAAGTATGGGGCAAATGAGTGCAGAGGAACGACCGAAAATTGGGGCGATCGCCAATACAGTCAAAGAGTCACTGCAAACTAGTTTAGACCAGCAACGTGCTGCCTTAGAAGCCGCACAAATCGAGGCACAGCTAGATGCTGAAACTCTAGATGTGACTATGCCAGGAATTTACCGCCCCCAAGGTCGCATTCATCCCCTTAATGGTATTTTTGATCGGGCGCTAGATATTTTTGTCGGTATGGGCTACACAGTGGCTCAAGGGCCTGAAATGGAAACAGATTATTATAATTTTGAGGCTCTCAATACTCCGCCTGACCACCCCGCCCGTGATATGCAGGATACTTTCTACCTGCCAGATGGAAATCTTTTACGGACTCATACCTCGTCAGTACAAATTCGTTACATGGAAAGAGAAGAACCACCCATCAGAGTTGTGGCTCCAGGGCGAGTTTATCGGCGAGATAATGTAGATGCGACTCACTCAGCAGTTTTCCATCAAATTGAACTTTTAGCAATCGATGAGGGATTAACCTTTACAGACCTTAAAGGCACAATCAAAGTATTTCTACAAGCAATGTTTGGCGACTTACCAATTCGCTTCCGCGCCAGTTATTTCCCGTTTACTGAACCTTCGGCTGAGGTAGATTTGCAGTGGAATGGTCGCTGGCTGGAGGTGATGGGCTGCGGGATGGTCGATCCAAATGTACTTAAGTCTGTGGGTTATGATCCAGAAGTTTATACAGGATTTGCTGCGGGTTTTGGTGTAGAACGCTTTGCAATGGTATTACATCAAATAGATGATATTCGTCGCTTGTATGCTAGTGATTTGCGATTTTTGCAACAATTTTAG
- a CDS encoding 2-isopropylmalate synthase, translated as MASTTDRILIFDTTLRDGEQCPGATLNIDEKLVIARQLARLGVDIIEAGFAFASPGDFEAVSKIAQIVGTENGPIICSLARARHDDIKTAAEAIKPAAHGRIHTFIATSDIHLKYKLKKTKAEVVAIAEEMVAYAKSFTDDVEFSPEDAGRSDPEFLYQVLERAIAAGATTVNIPDTVGYTTPSEFGAIIKGIKENVPNIDQAIISVHGHNDLGLAVANFLEAVKNGARQLECTINGIGERAGNAALEELVMALHVRRQYFNPYFGKPADSQESLTNIDTKQIYRTSRLVSNLTGMLVQPNKAIVGANAFAHESGIHQDGVLKNKLTYEIMDAQLIGLADNQIVLGKHSGRNAFRTRLKELGFELSETELNKAFIKFKDVADKKKEISDWDLEAIINDEIQQAPDLFRVELVQVSCGSNARPTATVTIRNPEGEELTDAAIGTGPVDAVYKAINRVVNVPNQLIEFSVQSVTAGIDAIGEVTIRLRHESRVYSGHAANTDIIVASAQAYINALNRLYAALQSQAKPEEVSAQTAQKV; from the coding sequence ATGGCAAGCACAACAGATCGAATCCTTATTTTTGATACGACACTTCGTGATGGAGAACAGTGTCCAGGAGCAACTTTAAATATAGATGAAAAGCTAGTTATAGCTAGACAATTGGCCCGCCTGGGTGTAGATATAATAGAAGCAGGCTTTGCTTTTGCCAGTCCTGGAGATTTTGAAGCAGTTAGCAAGATTGCCCAAATTGTCGGCACAGAAAATGGCCCAATAATTTGTAGTTTGGCAAGAGCGCGGCACGATGATATAAAAACGGCAGCAGAAGCTATTAAACCAGCTGCTCATGGCAGAATTCATACTTTTATTGCCACTTCTGATATTCATCTTAAGTACAAGTTGAAAAAGACAAAAGCAGAAGTAGTAGCGATCGCAGAAGAAATGGTCGCTTATGCTAAAAGTTTCACAGATGATGTAGAATTTTCACCAGAAGATGCCGGACGTTCCGATCCAGAGTTTCTTTATCAAGTATTAGAACGGGCGATCGCAGCTGGAGCAACTACAGTTAATATTCCTGACACTGTAGGTTACACTACCCCTAGTGAATTTGGGGCAATAATTAAAGGGATTAAAGAAAATGTCCCCAACATTGACCAAGCAATTATTTCTGTTCACGGACATAATGATTTAGGTTTAGCAGTTGCCAACTTCTTAGAAGCCGTGAAAAATGGCGCACGGCAACTAGAATGTACAATTAATGGTATTGGTGAACGAGCAGGAAATGCTGCACTTGAAGAATTAGTGATGGCACTACACGTCCGGCGGCAGTACTTTAATCCTTATTTTGGAAAACCAGCTGATTCTCAAGAATCCCTGACAAATATTGATACTAAACAAATTTATAGAACCTCGCGCCTAGTTTCTAATTTGACAGGAATGCTAGTGCAACCAAATAAAGCAATCGTTGGGGCAAATGCCTTTGCTCATGAGTCTGGGATTCATCAAGATGGTGTGCTAAAAAATAAGCTCACCTACGAAATAATGGATGCCCAATTGATTGGCTTGGCAGACAATCAAATAGTATTGGGTAAACATTCCGGCAGAAATGCTTTCCGCACTCGCTTGAAAGAATTGGGTTTTGAGCTATCAGAAACAGAATTAAACAAAGCCTTTATCAAATTCAAAGATGTAGCAGATAAAAAGAAAGAAATCTCTGATTGGGATTTGGAAGCAATCATTAATGACGAAATCCAACAAGCACCCGATTTATTCCGTGTAGAATTGGTGCAAGTATCCTGTGGCAGTAACGCCCGTCCCACCGCTACAGTCACCATCCGCAACCCAGAAGGTGAAGAATTAACCGATGCGGCGATTGGTACAGGGCCTGTAGATGCAGTTTACAAAGCAATTAACCGTGTGGTAAACGTGCCTAACCAGTTGATTGAGTTTTCTGTGCAGTCAGTAACCGCAGGGATTGATGCGATTGGAGAAGTAACGATTCGTTTACGACATGAATCTAGAGTGTATTCTGGTCATGCGGCGAACACAGATATCATAGTTGCATCTGCTCAAGCATATATTAATGCGCTTAATAGGCTCTATGCAGCATTGCAAAGTCAAGCGAAGCCAGAGGAAGTATCTGCACAGACTGCACAGAAAGTGTAA
- a CDS encoding ATP-dependent DNA helicase RecQ, whose amino-acid sequence MHQPTTKSWQEVRAAFQKIWGYEDFRPPQGEIVSSLLAQKDVLIIMPTGGGKSICFQLPALLQTGLTLVVSPLVALMENQVQELQQSHQKAALLHSELSSSQRRATLQALEKQQLRLLYLSPETLLSAPVWERLTDPQLQINALILDEAHCLVQWGETFRPAYRRLGAVRPALLTSKPPGTKISIAAFTATADPSAQKIIQTVLQLQQPEIFRLNPYRPNLHPSVRIAWTPRGRKQQLLKFIQNRPQQSGLIYVRTRRDSEDLAAWLAEIGYATASYHAGLGATERRAVEAGWLSGKMPFVVCTCAFGMGINKSDVRWVIHFHAPHLLSEYVQEIGRAGRDGKPAETLTLVSEPTGWLDSEDKQRQQFFQEKMRSQQQTAQQLVKKLPKQGEVNAVTRQFPEGATALALLHSSGQLNWLDPFHYSIEQKPRNQSPTQLHAAKQMHQYLTTKQCRWQFLLNAFGFDKEAANWRCGHCDNCR is encoded by the coding sequence ATGCATCAGCCTACAACAAAATCTTGGCAAGAAGTCCGCGCTGCCTTTCAAAAAATTTGGGGATATGAAGATTTTCGTCCGCCACAAGGAGAAATTGTCAGCAGCTTATTAGCACAAAAAGATGTGCTGATTATCATGCCCACAGGTGGAGGAAAGTCGATTTGTTTTCAACTGCCGGCACTACTACAAACAGGATTAACTTTGGTTGTTTCACCATTGGTAGCACTGATGGAAAACCAAGTACAGGAACTGCAACAAAGCCACCAAAAAGCTGCACTTTTGCATAGTGAATTATCTTCATCTCAACGCCGTGCAACTCTGCAAGCTTTAGAAAAACAACAATTAAGATTACTTTATTTATCGCCAGAAACTTTGTTGAGTGCGCCAGTTTGGGAAAGATTGACTGATCCGCAATTGCAAATCAATGCTTTGATTTTGGATGAAGCACACTGTTTAGTGCAGTGGGGAGAGACATTTCGACCAGCTTATCGCAGACTGGGGGCAGTGCGACCAGCATTACTCACATCAAAACCACCAGGAACAAAAATCAGCATTGCTGCTTTCACTGCTACCGCTGATCCATCAGCTCAAAAAATCATTCAAACAGTTTTACAATTACAGCAACCAGAGATTTTTCGCTTGAATCCCTACCGTCCAAATTTGCATCCCAGCGTCCGCATAGCTTGGACGCCACGAGGAAGGAAACAGCAATTATTAAAATTCATTCAAAACAGACCACAACAATCTGGATTAATTTACGTTCGCACTCGACGCGATAGCGAAGATTTAGCTGCATGGTTAGCAGAGATAGGTTATGCCACAGCTAGTTATCATGCAGGGCTGGGTGCAACAGAACGCCGTGCAGTAGAGGCTGGTTGGTTAAGTGGTAAAATGCCGTTTGTTGTCTGTACCTGTGCATTTGGCATGGGGATAAATAAATCAGATGTCCGTTGGGTAATACATTTTCACGCACCGCACCTACTGTCTGAATATGTGCAAGAAATTGGCCGCGCTGGACGAGATGGAAAACCAGCTGAGACGCTGACATTAGTAAGTGAACCTACGGGGTGGTTAGATTCTGAAGATAAGCAAAGACAACAGTTTTTCCAGGAGAAAATGCGATCGCAACAGCAAACAGCGCAGCAACTTGTGAAAAAACTACCCAAACAGGGAGAAGTGAATGCAGTGACGCGACAATTTCCCGAAGGTGCTACAGCGCTTGCTTTACTCCACAGTAGCGGTCAACTAAATTGGCTTGACCCTTTCCATTACAGTATTGAGCAAAAACCAAGAAATCAATCACCAACGCAATTACACGCCGCCAAACAAATGCATCAATACTTGACAACCAAGCAGTGTCGTTGGCAATTCTTGTTAAATGCCTTTGGTTTTGACAAAGAAGCAGCTAACTGGCGTTGTGGACACTGCGACAATTGCCGCTAA